The sequence below is a genomic window from Chondrinema litorale.
AAGTACTACGGTAATAGTTTCGATACCATCGAACTCAATACAACTTATTACCGAACACCAGATTTAAATACACTCTTGAGGTGGAAAAGTATGACACCAAATACTTTTCAGTTTTGCCCAAAAATCTCTAAACAAATCAGTCACTCTAGAAGGCTTAATAGTGTAAGTCTGCTTACCGAGGAGTTTTGCCAGGCTTTTAATGAATTAGAAGAACAATTAGGTAGTTTTTTTCTGCAACTCCCTCCTAACTTTACTACCAACGAGGTTGATAAGTTAGAAGCATTCATTCTTAATTTCCCAAAAGGTTACCAATTAGCTGTTGAGTTTAGACACGAAAGTTGGTTTGCCGAGCCAGAAGCATTTAAAAAGATTTGCAATTTACTTGAAGAGCAAAATATGCTCACTTGTATTTCTGATGTGGCAGGCAGAAGAGATGTATTGCATTTAAGAGTTACTACTGACGAGTTGATGGTGAGGTTTGTTGGTAATAAATTGCACCCAAGTGATTATACAAGAATTACAGACTGGGTTCAGCAAATTAAAACTTGGGCAGATCAAGGATTGAAAAAAGTATATTTCTTTATCCATCAACCAGAAGAAATTGAATGCCCAGACTTGGCAGATTTTTTTGTGAAAGAGTTAAAAAAAGCTGGAAGTTTTAAAGTAAAAGCGCCAAGATTTAAAACCGGAGGCGTTCAATCAAGTCTGTTTTAAATAATTTCCCCCAAATTAATTACAAGTCAAGACAACCTCATATTCAGTATTGCATTATTTAGATAATAGCTATTATTTCTAAATCTTAAGTTTAAATTTCATAAAACTGAATTGTATTTTATTTAGTTATTGTAATATGATATTTAAATAACAAACATTCATATACATTTCAATTTATCTGGCAAGTCATGAAATTAACATACAGCATAAACTACAAATACATAT
It includes:
- a CDS encoding DUF72 domain-containing protein; its protein translation is MKFGKLLDLNEADFSFPEVPQETKAFFERLSKSDVSGEEKQLCEIQIGCPAWSCKEWIGKIYPVGAKSKDFLKYYGNSFDTIELNTTYYRTPDLNTLLRWKSMTPNTFQFCPKISKQISHSRRLNSVSLLTEEFCQAFNELEEQLGSFFLQLPPNFTTNEVDKLEAFILNFPKGYQLAVEFRHESWFAEPEAFKKICNLLEEQNMLTCISDVAGRRDVLHLRVTTDELMVRFVGNKLHPSDYTRITDWVQQIKTWADQGLKKVYFFIHQPEEIECPDLADFFVKELKKAGSFKVKAPRFKTGGVQSSLF